The window AACATGCGCAGGCAACTGCCAGTGCCACTAGACCCGCGGGTGTAGGATTTGCCCATTCTTTACTTGTTTGATTATTCAGCATACTTTTTCCTCCTAAAATTAAATTGCAGAGTTTTCAGCCAATAGTAGATCTGTCTTGCCGTCAAACATTCAAAGATCCCAACTTTCCATATTTGATTGAACAGGTCCATAAAAATGGACATTCTGTGCTGCTGTCTCAGTCTAATGAAATTTAACTGTACAAACAATATTCTGTTTTCTATACAATGCTTTAAAAAAAACTATACCCTTTAAAAGTTTTATTAAGTTTTTGCATAAGCAATTCCTATGGCTGTTATAGACAAAGCCATATTGAAAAACTGACTTTTAGACTTATAAATAGGGACATTATTACCTCATATCTACTGGTAGTGCACCCCCTGGAATGGACGTTGGAGTAACCATCCTGGTTTATCCGATGAAATTTTTAATGGGTGCATTTTTCTTTTCTAAAAACGGGTATGAGCTAAATGAACAAATAGATCGGACCTTACAGAAAAGCGAAAAGCCCAAATATACGTTAAAGTTAATACATCCGGAATTCATATATGTACAAGGCAAATACGGAAGGAAGTAAAAATATGAATTCCGAAATAGGAGGGGTAATCGTGAAGACTTTGGTACTAGTCGCTCATCCTAATATGGGCAAATCTCGAGTGAACAAGGCACAAATACAATGCCCCATGTCCCTTTAGCTGAGTTTGGACGCTTAAGTAGACGTAACTTGTCAGTCAGCATACGTTCTCCTAAGTAAAGTATCCCTATGAGCAGTGAGAGATGATAGAACAATATAAAAATAACTAAATTATTAATATCGACTCATTTTCAACTTTATAAAATCAATAATTTCTTCCTGAACGGCAGCCTTTAATTTATTGAAATGCAACAATATGTTGGCCTCTTTTGCATTAATGTCCTTAATTCCAAAAGCCTTGCCTTCTGCACTCTTCATTGGATGGAAAATATATTGCTGACTTTATTCGTTTCGTAAGGGGGACAATTACATCATGAAGAAATCAACAGGTGTCCAAACGGCTTTATTGATCGCATACCTCGTCATCGTCTGGGGAGTCAACTGGCCCTTATCCAAATATGCTTTGGCTTACATGCCGCCAGTGCTGTTTTCCGGTATTCGAACCCTGCTGGGTGGACTATTGCTTTTGGGGGTTGCCATTCCGAGATTCAAGAACCTGCAATTCAGGCGAACTTGGCGCATCTATGCGGTTTCCGCCATCCTCAACGTCGTGCTGTATTACGGCTTGCAAACGATCGGACTAGGGTACCTGCCGTCAGGCTTGTTTTCGGCGATCGTCTTTCTTCAGCCGGTACTGGTCGGTTTGTTCTCGTGGTTGTGGCTGGGCGAATCGATGAACGGGCTAAAAATCATTGGTCTCGTTCTAGGATTTGCCGGTGTTGCCGTCATATGCAGCGGCGCGGGAGGTATCTCCGGCCATATCTCTGTCGCGGGGATATTGCTTGCCTTGGGATCAGCGCTCAGCTGGGCGCTTGGCGTCGTGTTCGTCAAAAAATCTAGCGCCGTCGTGGATCCGATATGGCTCGTGACGCTTCAACTGCTGATCGGGGGGGGATTCATGACGGTGCTCGGTACCTGCGTCGAGAACTGGTCCGACGTGGTTTGGAGCGCCGGCTTCATAGGGAGCCTGTTTTTCATATCTGTCTTCGTCATCGCCTTGGGCTGGCTCGTGTTCTATCGGTTGATTGGCTCCGGAGAGGCGAGCAAAGTAGCGTCGTTTACGTTCCTGATCCCTCTTGTGGCTATCCTCACAGGCTGCCTTATCTTCAGCGAACCGTTTACGGTTTCGCTGTTCGCGGGACTCGTTCTGATCCTGCTCAGCATCTATTTCGTGAGCCGGCAGCCATCTCGGCAAGCAGCCCGTATGGTTGCGTGATAAATGGCGGGGAAACAATAATACATTTGATAAAACGAACGGAAAACAATTAAGACACAACGGCAGCTGACAAAACGATCGGCTGCCGTTTCTCAATTAACGGGCAGATTACGCTGGTCGTGCAATAAACCCAATAACCAAAAGAAAATTGGGAGGGAGTGTGTTTGTTATCGAAGTTCCCCGAGCAAAAGCTTTCGATGTTGCCTACACAACGTTTCTTCAAATGAACTAAATCGTCTGTCTGAAAACCCAATCCCTGGAGGTAAAAAGATTGCTGGATGAAATTCAGCAATCACTCATGGAATATGGTTATTTGGCTTAACAACATCGTGGAGCAATAGGTTTCTCAACTCCCGCGGTATCCCCTTGCATACCTTCAAAACTTGAATGCAAACATAGTATGTTGGTTATTCCGGCTCTAGAAAAAAAGACTTAGCAATTGATTAAAAAAGGCGCATAGGATGAAATGGGAATATAACCTACTAGTAGTGCACCCCCTGGAATGGACGTTGGAGTAACCATCCTGGTTTATCCGATGAAATTCTAGTG is drawn from Paenibacillus sp. V4I7 and contains these coding sequences:
- a CDS encoding DMT family transporter, with the translated sequence MKKSTGVQTALLIAYLVIVWGVNWPLSKYALAYMPPVLFSGIRTLLGGLLLLGVAIPRFKNLQFRRTWRIYAVSAILNVVLYYGLQTIGLGYLPSGLFSAIVFLQPVLVGLFSWLWLGESMNGLKIIGLVLGFAGVAVICSGAGGISGHISVAGILLALGSALSWALGVVFVKKSSAVVDPIWLVTLQLLIGGGFMTVLGTCVENWSDVVWSAGFIGSLFFISVFVIALGWLVFYRLIGSGEASKVASFTFLIPLVAILTGCLIFSEPFTVSLFAGLVLILLSIYFVSRQPSRQAARMVA